Proteins encoded together in one Impatiens glandulifera chromosome 1, dImpGla2.1, whole genome shotgun sequence window:
- the LOC124919665 gene encoding kinesin-like protein NACK1, with the protein MTVPNTPVSKIERTPICTPGGTRAKEEKIVVTVRLRPLNKRELIAKDQIAWECIDDDQTIVYKPQPHERITQQASFTFDRVFGPSSLTDSVYEDGVKKVALSSLMGINATIFAYGQTSSGKTYTMRGITEKAVTDIYAHIMNTPQRDFRIRISGLEIYNENVRDLLNAESGRNLKLLDDPEKGTTVEKLVEETANDDKHLRQLIGICEAQRQVGETALNDTSSRSHQIIRLTIESTLRENSECVKSYVASLNFVDLAGSERASQTNAEGARLREGCLINLSLMTLTTVIRKLSIGKRSGHIPYRDSKLTRILQHSLGGNARTAIICTLSPAFIHVEQSRNTLLFATRAKEVTNNAQVNMVISNKQLVKHLQKEVARLEAELRVPDAAPSEKDLKIQQMEKEIQELRIQLDLALSQVEELSRILGEEQKDEKNVETKNPPAKKCLSFSSTLSPKHDSTRKKNNTRRQTLRQSSTVPFTLMHEIKKLEHLQLQLGDEANRALEVLQKEVACHRQGNQDVVETMAKLEAEIKDMRRTCQGVTKEVVEVDSFVSVHKSISANLKEEITKLHSQGSTIADLEEKLENVQRSIDKLVMSIPCNNNHQSEELPMKSSSKSQLKKKLLPLSSSSQRGYQFDNENRPPEDDDENNLPRKSGQVLCESNSPMKTEDTSRENTPYRRSGSVNMRKMQKMFKNAADDNARSVRAYVTELKERVAKLQYQKQLLVCQVLELEANETAGYNIENDESLDNIEENSLAPWDITFGEWRQQILELWDVCHVSIIHRTQFYLLFKGDPNDQIYMEVEMRRLHWLEQHLREPKNATTMLVGEDNNATISLSSSIKALKREREFLAKRVTSHLSVDERDTLYIKWDVPLEGKQRKIQLINKLWTDPFDRKHVEESAEIVAKLVGFCGDRSMSKEMFELNIALPSDKQRPWIMMGWNQISNLLHL; encoded by the exons ATGACAGTTCCAAATACACCAGTTTCAAAAATAGAAAGGACGCCTATTTGCACTCCAGGTGGAACAAGAGCTAAGGAAGAAAAGATTGTTGTAACAGTAAGATTAAGGCCATTAAACAAAAGGGAGCTAATAGCCAAAGATCAGATAGCTTGGGAATGTATTGATGATGATCAAACGATTGTTTATAAACCACAACCTCATGAGCGAATAACTCAACAAGCCTCATTCACATTTG ATAGAGTATTCGGCCCAAGTTCCTTAACTGATAGCGTATATGAGGATGGAGTAAAGAAGGTCGCGTTGTCCTCCTTAATGGGTATAAATG CTACTATATTTGCATATGGCCAAACTAGCAGTGGAAAGACTTATACAATGAGGGGAATCACAGAGAAGGCAGTTACTGACATCTATGCACATATTATGAAT ACACCGCAGAGGGATTTTAGAATCAGAATCTCGGGACTTGAGATCTACAATGAAAATGTGAGGGATCTGTTGAATGCAGAATCTGGTCGAAACCTAAAGCTTCTAGATGATCCGGAG AAAGGAACGACAGTTGAGAAGTTAGTTGAGGAGACAGCAAATGATGATAAACATTTGCGACAACTTATTGGTATATGTGAAG CTCAAAGACAGGTTGGTGAGACAGCTCTCAATGACACTAGTTCCAGGTCTCACCAGATCATAAGGCTG ACAATAGAAAGTACACTCCGCGAAAATTCTGAATGTGTCAAATCTTATGTTGCAAGTCTG AACTTTGTAGATCTAGCTGGTAGTGAAAGAGCCTCACAAACAAATGCAGAAGGTGCTAGACTAAGAGAAGGTTGTCTTATTAACCTCAGCTTGATGACTCTCACTACTGTAATTAGAAAGCTCAG tATAGGGAAAAGAAGTGGTCATATACCATATAGAGATTCAAAGCTCACACGCATTCTGCAACATTCACTTGGTGGAAATGCACGTACAGCCATTATATGTACTTTAAGCCCAGCATTCATTCATGTTGAACAATCGAGGAATACTCTTCTGTTTGCCACTCGGGCAAAGGAAGTCACGAATAATGCTCAAGTCAACATG GTCATTTCAAACAAGCAGCTTGTAAAACATTTGCAAAAGGAagtagctagacttgaagccGAGCTTCGGGTACCAGATGCTGCCCCTAGTGAAAAGGATTTGAAAATTCAGCAG ATGGAAAAGGAAATTCAGGAGTTGAGGATACAACTTGATCTTGCGCTTTCCCAAGTGGAAGAGTTAAGTAGAATACTTGGAGAGGAACAAAAG GATGAGAAGAATGTCGAGACTAAGAATCCACCAGCAAAGAAATGTCTCTCATTCTCTAGTACGTTGTCACCAAAACATGACAGCACaagaaaaaagaataatacAAGAAGGCAAACATTGAGGCAATCGTCCACAGTTCCTTTCACATTGATGCATGAAATTAAGAAGCTGGAGCATCTTCAGTTGCAACTTGGGGACGAAGCAAACCGTGCTCTAGAAGTGTTGCAAAAAGAGGTAGCTTGTCATAGACAAGGAAACCAAGATGTTGTTGAGACAATGGCCAAGCTTGAAGCCGAAATAAAAGACATGCGACGAACATGTCAAGGAGTTACAAAAGAAGTAGTTGAAGTTGATTCTTTTGTTTCGGTTCACAAAAGTATAAGCGCAAACTTGAAAGAAGAAATTACGAAGCTTCATTCACAAGGAAGCACCATTGCAGATCTTGAAGAGAAACTTGAAAACGTCCAAAGGTCTATAGATAAACTTGTAATGTCTATTCCATGTAACAATAATCATCAGTCTGAAGAACTTCCAATGAAGTCATCATCAAAGAGCCAATTGAAAAAGAAGCTACTTCCTTTGTCATCATCTTCTCAAAGAGGATACCAATTTGATAATGAAAACAGACCGCCagaggatgatgatgaaaaCAATTTGCCTAGAAAATCTGGGCAAGTGCTGTGTGAGAGTAATTCTCCTATGAAGACTGAAGACACGTCAAGGGAGAATACTCCTTACCGACGATCCGGTTCAGTCAACATGAGAAAAATGCAGAAGATGTTCAAAAACGCTGCAGATGATAATGCAAGGAGCGTAAGAGCATATGTGACAGAGCTTAAAGAACGTGTGGCTAAATTACAATACCAAAAACAGTTATTGGTTTGCCAG GTGCTTGAGCTGGAAGCGAATGAAACTGCGGGATACAACATAGAGAATGATGAGAGCTTGGATAATATTGAAGAAAACTCCCTGGCTCCATGGGACATTACGTTTGGAGAGTGGAGGCAACAAATTCTTGAGCTATGGGATGTTTGTCACGTCTCTATTATCCACAGGACACAATTCTATTTGCTATTCAAAGGTGATCCTAATGATCAGATTTATATGGAAGTAGAGATGAGGCGCCTCCACTGGCTGGAACAACACCTACGGGAACCAAAAAACGCAACCACAATGCTGGTTGGCGAAGATAACAACGCAACCATCTCTTTGTCATCAAG TATTAAAGCATTGAAGCGAGAAAGGGAGTTTCTTGCTAAGAGAGTAACATCGCATTTGAGTGTTGACGAAAGAGATACATTATACATAAAATGGGATGTTCCATTAGAAGGAAAGCAGAGAAAGATTCAACTCATTAACAAGCTTTGGACTGATCCATTTGATCGTAAACATGTGGAGGAGAGCGCTGAGATTGTTGCTAAACTAGTTGGGTTTTGTGGAGATCGTTCTATGTCTAAAGAGATGTTTGAACTTAATATCGCACTTCCATCCGATAAGCAGCGGCCATGGATTATGATGGGATGGAACCAAATCTCTAACCTTCTCCATCTTTGA